A genomic window from Yarrowia lipolytica chromosome 1D, complete sequence includes:
- a CDS encoding uncharacterized protein (Compare to YALI0D06259g, similar to uniprot|P52488 Saccharomyces cerevisiae YDR390c UBA2 E1-like (ubiquitin-activating) enzyme) has translation MSTTKRHSDLERTFGKEAVATIASSHVLLVGAGGVGCEMLKNLVLLGFGKITVLDLDTVDLSNLNRQFLFGHEHIKQPKSVVARATAQKFNPHVDITSHLANIITDPKFTVSWYKGFDLVYNALDNLEARRHVNRMCLTANVPLVESGTTGFLGQTQVILAGKTECVDCVPKETPKSFPICTIRSTPSQPVHTVVWAKSFLFVQLFGNDLDLGEMDESEASKEELNTLKKETAELLELRDVISKPEFGKNVFCKIFDVDIARQAEHNVDNGRQKPDPQSWDELEKLAKHLDGAHIAKSRAQNVWSREEAFAVFLDATKRLQTRFNNGETLEFDKDDEDTLDFVVAAATLFATVHHVTTKSKFDLKQIAGNIIPAIATTNAMIAALAVQQGVWQLTSPERARDYYISRRGGDRFFTVTKPAPPSSSCVTSSAARVVVMCDVDKTKLSDLVEWVSKFFPKEELAVLSSQLIYDVDFDDNLERTLADLGVKERSFVTIMDDSDDDIKLRNLEIYFEPRESAGEASSEKISNITPIPTVPTYTVEKPEEDDDDDDELEVADTSKRGFSEIDSVVILDEEPSKVVKVDEGTDEVKKDVQVEDVEEVVLLD, from the coding sequence ATGAGCACTACAAAGCGCCACTCGGACCTCGAGCGAACGTTTGGAAAAGAGGCCGTCGCCACCATTGCATCCAGTCACGTGCTACTGGTTGGCGCTGGCGGAGTGGGCTGCGAAATGCTCAAAAACCTGGTGCTTCTGGGCTTTGGCAAGATCACCGTTCTTGATCTGGACACCGTCGACCtctccaacctcaaccGACAGTTTCTGTTTGGCCACGAACACATCAAGCAGCCCAAGAGCGTGGTTGCCCGAGCCACCGCCCAGAAATTCAACCCCCATGTCGACATCACTTCTCACTTGGCCAACATCATCACCGACCCCAAGTTCACCGTGTCGTGGTACAAGGGCTTCGACCTGGTGTACAATGCTCTCGACAACCTGGAGGCTCGAAGACACGTGAACCGAATGTGCCTAACGGCTAACGTGCCGCTGGTCGAGTCTGGAACCACGGGCTTTCTGGGCCAGACTCAGGTCATTTTGGCGGGCAAGACTGAATGTGTCGATTGTGTGCCCAAGGAGACCCCCAAGTCGTTCCCCATTTGCACTATCCGATCCACACCCTCACAGCCCGTCCACACCGTTGTCTGGGCTAAATCGTTCTTGTTTGTACAGTTGTTCGGAAACGATCTCGATCTCGGAGAAATGGACGAATCAGAGGCCTcaaaggaggagctcaacaCGCTCAAGAAAGAGACAGCagagctgcttgagctgAGAGACGTCATCTCCAAGCCCGAGTTTGGCAAAAACGTCTTCTGCAAGATCTTTGACGTCGATATCGCCCGACAGGCTGAACACAATGTCGATAACGGACGTCAAAAACCCGATCCGCAGTCCTGggacgagctggagaaacTGGCAAAGCATCTCGACGGCGCACATATTGCAAAATCACGTGCCCAAAACgtttggtcacgtgaagagGCCTTTGCCGTGTTTCTGGATGCGACAAAACGGCTCCAGACGCGGTTCAACAACGGAGAAACGCTCGAGttcgacaaggacgacgaggacacACTCGACTTTGTGGTTGCCGCAGCAACGCTGTTCGCCACTgtgcatcacgtgaccaccaaGTCCAAGTTTGATCTCAAGCAGATTGCCGGCAACATCATCCCCGCCATTGCGACCACCAACGCCATGATTGCCGCTCTGGCTGTACAGCAGGGTGTTTGGCAGCTGACTTCCCCCGAACGGGCGCGTGACTACTACATTTCGCGTCGTGGAGGGGACCGGTTCTTCACCGTGACCAAGcccgctcctccttcttcttcgtgTGTGACCAgttctgctgctcgagtGGTGGTCATGTGTGATGTGGACAAGACAAAGCTGTCCGATCTGGTCGAGTGGGTGTCCAAGTTCttccccaaggaggagcttgCTGTGCTCAGCAGCCAGCTGATTTATGATGTGGATTTCGATGACAACCTTGAGCGAACTCTGGCTGACCTGGGAGTCAAGGAACGGTCTTTTGTGACCATCATGGACGACTCCGATGATGACATCAAGCTGCGTAATCTGGAGATTTACTTTGAGCCTCGAGAGAGCGCTGGAGAAGCTTCTTCCGAGAAAATTTCTAACATCACACCTATCCCCACAGTTCCCACTTATACTGTGGAGAAgcctgaggaggacgacgacgatgatgacgagctggaggtggCTGATACTTCCAAGCGAGGCTTTTCTGAAATTGATAGTGTGGTTATTCTTGATGAGGAGCCCtccaaggtggtcaaggtTGATGAGGGGACCGACgaggtgaagaaggatGTGCAGGTCGAggatgtggaggaggtggtgcTGTTGGATTAG
- a CDS encoding uncharacterized protein (Compare to YALI0D06281g, similar to Saccharomyces cerevisiae DPM1 (YPR183W); ancestral locus Anc_7.540, highly similar to uniprot|Q9HGE2 Trichoderma reesei Mannose phospho-dolichol synthase): MSENKYSVILPTYNERENLPIMVWLLHKTFTENNLDWEVIIVDDGSPDGTQEVAKELIAAYGDNVVLKPRAGKLGLGTAYVHGLQFARGNFVIIMDADFSHHPESIPEFIALQKKNNHDIVTGTRYAGNGGVYGWDLKRKLVSRGANFLATLVLRPHISDVTGSFRLYKKPVLDKVIHSTKSKGYVFQMEMIVRARAMGYSIGEVPISFVDRLYGDSKLGGDEIVQYAKGVWNLFVDI, encoded by the exons ATGTCCGAGAACAAGTATTCCGTCATTTTGCCCACTTATAATGAGCGGGAG AACCTCCCCATCATGGTCTGGCTCCTGCACAAGACCTTCACCGAGAACAACCTCGACTGGGAAGTGATTATTGTCGATGACGGCTCCCCCGACGGTACCCAGGAGGTGGCCAAAGAGCTCATTGCTGCCTACGGAGACAACGTCGTGCTCAAGCCCAGAGCCGGCAAGCTCGGTCTGGGAACTGCCTACGTCCACGGTCTGCAGTTCGCCAGAGGCAACTTTGTCATCATTATGGACGCCGACTTCTCCCACCACCCCGAGTCCATTCCGGAGTTCATTGctctgcagaagaagaacaaccACGACATTGTCACCGGCACCCGATACGCCGGCAACGGAGGAGTCTATGGCTGGGATCTCAAGCGAAAGCTTGTGTCTCGAGGCGCCAACTTCCTGGCCACCCTGGTCCTGCGACCCCACATTTCTGACGTGACCGGCTCTTTCAGACTCTACAAGAAGCCCGTGCTCGACAAGGTCATCCACTCCACCAAGTCTAAGGGCTACGTGTTccagatggagatgattgTGCGAGCTCGAGCCATGGGCTACTCCATTGGCGAGGTGCCCATCTCTTTCGTCGACCGACTCTACGGAGACTCCAAGCTTGGAGGCGACGAGATTGTCCAGTACGCCAAGGGTGTGTGGAACCTTTTCGTTGACATTTAA
- a CDS encoding uncharacterized protein (Compare to YALI0D06303g, highly similar to uniprot|P28241 Saccharomyces cerevisiae YOR136w IDH2 isocitrate dehydrogenase) → MLNLRTALRAVRPVTLTRSYATSVASFTGQKNSNGKYTVSLIEGDGIGTEISKAVKDIYHAAKVPIDWEVVDVTPTLVNGKTTIPDSAIESINRNKVALKGPLATPIGKGHVSMNLTLRRTFNLFANVRPCKSVVGYKTPYENVDTLLIRENTEGEYSGIEHTVVPGVVQSIKLITREASERVIRYAYEYALSRGMKKVLVVHKASIMKVSDGLFLEVARELAKEYPSIDLSVELIDNTCLRMVQDPALYRDVVMVMPNLYGDILSDLASGLIGGLGLTPSGNMGDEVSIFEAVHGSAPDIAGKGLANPTALLLSSVMMLRHMGLNDNATNIEQAVFGTIASGPENRTKDLKGTATTSHFAEQIIKRLK, encoded by the exons ATGCTCAACCTTAGAACCGCCCTTCGAGCTGTGCGACCCGTCACTCTG ACCCGATCCTACGCCACTTCCGTGGCCTCTTTCACCGGCCAGAAGAACTCCAACGGCAAGTACACTGTGTCTCTGATTGAGGGAGACGGTATCGGAACCGAGATCTCCAAGGCTGTCAAGGACATCTACCATGCCGCCAAGGTCCCCATCGACTGGGAGGTTGTCGACGTCACCCCCACTCTGGTCAACGGCAAGACCACCATCCCCGACAGCGCCATTGAGTCCATCAACCGAAACAAGGTTGCCCTCAAGGGTCCCCTCGCCACCCCCATCGGTAAGGGCCACGTTTCCATGAACCTGACTCTGCGACGAACCTTCAACCTGTTCGCCAACGTCCGACCTTGCAAGTCCGTCGTGGGCTACAAGACCCCTTACGAGAACGTCGACACCCTGCTCATCCGAGAGAACACTGAGGGTGAGTACTCCGGTATCGAGCACACCGTCGTCCCCGGTGTCGTTCAGTCCATCAAGCTGATCACCCGAGAGGCTTCCGAGCGAGTCATCCGGTACGCTTACGAGTACGCCCTGTCCCGAGGCATGAAGAAGGTCCTTGTTGTCCACAAGGCCTCTATTATGAAGGTCTCCGATGGTCTTTTCCTTGAGGTTGCTCGAGAGCTCGCCAAGGAGTACCCCTCCATTGACCTTTCCGTCGAGCTGATCGACAACACCTGTCTGCGAATGGTCCAGGACCCCGCTCTCTACCGAGATGTCGTCATGGTCATGCCCAACCTTTACGGTGACATTCTGTCCGATCTTGCCTCCGGTCTTATcggtggtcttggtctgACCCCCTCCGGTAACATGGGTGACGAGGTCTCCATCTTCGAGGCCGTCCACGGATCCGCTCCCGACATTGCTGGCAAGGGTCTTGCTAACCCCACtgctctgctgctctccTCCGTGATGATGCTGCGACACATGGGTCTCAACGACAACGCCACCAACATCGAGCAGGCCGTCTTTGGCACCATTGCTTCCGGCCCCGAGAACCGAACCAAGGATCTTAAGGGTACCGCCACCACTTCTCACTTTGCTGAGCAGATTATCAAGCGACTCAAGTAG
- a CDS encoding uncharacterized protein (Compare to YALI0D06325g, similar to uniprot|P52893 Saccharomyces cerevisiae YLR089C Putative alanine aminotransferase mitochondrial precursor, similar to Saccharomyces cerevisiae YDR111C and YLR089C; ancestral locus Anc_8.263), translating into MLRQGIKRAVVHARAVQAVCKRTNMTITKKDLNPQVVNAQYAVRGKLAVRADEIKEQMRTNPSLFPFDKVINANIGNPQQLDQKPVTFYRQVLAMLQYPELMDRAADVGIPNDAVQRARKLLDDIGSVGAYSSSQGVTTVRNSVANFIQKRDGYAASASDIYLTTGASNAVTFLLTTLARGDGSDGFMIPIPQYPLYTATLTLQNSNPVPYYLDEAKEWGTNMAALNDAVESSKHKLKAVVVINPGNPTGACLGVKEIKDILLLAQKEGIAVIADEVYQANIFASGQFHSFKKVWSILKEENPDFNVPLASLHSTSKGKIGECGQRGGYMELVGFHEDVIEQIYKLCSISLCPVVTGQALIECMVNPPVEGDESYPLFNKETNHIMDTLTQRANRLYEAFKEMPKVSCEPPQGAMYLFPSIELPAGAIAEAERHNEQPDEFYCMKLLEQTGICVIPGSGFGQKDGTYHFRTTFLAPGDDYGEKIVNFHKKFLAQYE; encoded by the coding sequence ATGCTGAGACAGGGTATAAAGCGTGCGGTGGTGCATGCCCGAGCCGTACAGGCCGTGTGCAAACGAACCAACATGACCATCACCAAAAAAGATCTCAACCCCCAGGTGGTCAACGCCCAGTATGCCGTGCGAGGCAAGTTGGCGGTGCGGGCCGACGAAATCAAGGAGCAGATGCGAACCAACCCGTCGCTGTTCCCCTTTGACAAGGTCATCAACGCCAACATTGGCAACccccagcagctcgacCAGAAGCCCGTCACTTTCTACCGCCAGGTCCTGGCTATGCTGCAGTACCCCGAGTTGATGGATCGGGCCGCCGACGTGGGCATCCCCAACGACGCAGTGCAGCGTGCTCgaaagctgctggacgacATTGGATCGGTCGGCGCCTACTCGTCGTCCCAGGGCGTCACCACCGTGCGAAATTCGGTGGCTAACTTCATCCAAAAGCGAGACGGCTACgcagcctcggcctccgACATCTACCTCACCACAGGAGCCTCCAACGCCGTCACTTTTCTGCTCACAACTTTGGCTCGAGGCGACGGATCGGACGGATTCATGATCCCCATTCCCCAGTATCCCCTTTACACCGCCACCCTGACCCTGCAGAACTCCAACCCCGTCCCCTACTACCTGGACGAAGCCAAGGAGTGGGGCACCAACATGGCTGCTCTCAACGACGCCGTCGAGTCCTCCAAGcacaagctcaaggccgtCGTGGTCATCAACCCCGGAAACCCCACCGGAGCTTGTCTCGGCGTCAAGGAAATCAAGgacattctgctgctggcacAGAAGGAGGGCATTGCCGTGATCGCCGACGAGGTCTACCAGGCCAACATTTTTGCCTCTGGCCAGTTCCACTCCTTCAAAAAGGTCTGgtccattctcaaggaggagaaccCCGACTTCAACGTGCCCCTGGCATCTCTGcattccacctccaagggCAAGATCGGAGAGTGTGGCCAGCGAGGAGGCTACATGGAGCTCGTTGGTTTCCATGAGGACGTGATTGAGCAGATCTACAAGCTCTGTTCCATCTCTCTGTGTCCCGTTGTCACCGGACAGGCTCTTATTGAGTGTATGGTCAACCCCCCCGTTGAGGGAGACGAATCGTACCCTCTGTTCAACAAGGAAACCAACCACATTATGGATACTCTCACCCAGCGAGCCAACCGGCTGTACGAGGCCTTCAAGGAGATGCCCAAGGTCTCCTGCGAGCCTCCCCAGGGCGCCATGTACCTGTTCCCCTCCATCGAGCTGCCTGCTGGCGCCATTgccgaggccgagcgaCACAACGAGCAGCCCGACGAGTTTTACTGcatgaagctgctggagcagaCTGGTATCTGTGTTATTCCTGGCTCTGGATTTGGCCAGAAGGATGGCACTTACCATTTCCGAACAACCTTCCTCGCACCTGGTGATGACTACGGAGAGAAGATTGTCAACTTCCACAAGAAGTTTTTGGCTCAGTACGAGTAA
- a CDS encoding uncharacterized protein (Compare to YALI0D06347g, similar to uniprot|Q12042 Saccharomyces cerevisiae YPL162C P2558 protein, similar to Saccharomyces cerevisiae YPL162C; ancestral locus Anc_8.686) encodes MFGKHPKNPPGCKLLGPFALIVQASMGVLAVLTLVVKRQYEVPRRPWWVWFFDVSKQLCGAAGLHFLNLFLSILTSSRTDVPDTSDNPCDYYFLNVLMDTTVGVPVLWGFLVLVTNIAERQFKVTEIESGVYGHPPQWRAFWKQAGIYLLAMVLMKIVLATSFIIFPWLDYIGAFLLKWTDNNPDLQVAFVMLIFPLFMNALQYYLIDNIIESNSFRQDYHSVPNIGEVDAPERIPQQLAQSSYHTFK; translated from the coding sequence ATGTTTGGAAAACACCCAAAGAACCCTCCCGGGTGCAAACTGCTCGGTCCGTTTGCCCTGATAGTTCAGGCATCGATGGGCGTGTTAGCGGTCCTAACCCTGGTTGTGAAACGTCAATATGAAGTCCCTCGCCGTCCCTGGTGGGTGTGGTTCTTTGACGTCTCGAAACAGCTCTGTGGAGCGGCCGGCTTGCATTTTCTGAATCTCTTCCTTTCGATTCTTACCTCTTCGCGCACAGACGTGCCCGACACGAGTGATAATCCGTGCGACTACTACTTTCTCAACGTGCTAATGGACACTACGGTCGGAGTGCCTGTTCTATGGGGCTTCCTGGTGCTGGTGACCAACATTGCTGAGAGACAGTTCAAGGTGACGGAGATTGAATCCGGAGTCTACGGCCACCCTCCCCAATGGCGGGCATTCTGGAAACAGGCTGGGATTTATCTTTTGGCCATGGTTTTAATGAAAATTGTGCTTGCCACGTCGTTCATCATCTTCCCCTGGCTGGATTACATCGGCGCCTTCCTACTAAAGTGGACTGATAACAATCCCGATCTCCAGGTGGCGTTTGTCATGCTCATCTTTCCTCTCTTCATGAATGCTCTGCAATATTATCTGATCGACAACATTATAGAGAGCAACTCGTTCCGACAGGACTACCACAGTGTTCCCAACATTGGCGAGGTGGATGCCCCCGAGCGAATTCCCCAACAGCTGGCCCAGAGTAGTTATCATACCTTCAAGTAA